The Pogoniulus pusillus isolate bPogPus1 chromosome 30, bPogPus1.pri, whole genome shotgun sequence genomic interval CAAATTAGAGCAGTTGTGGTTAGAGGCTGACATGAACTTGGCTCTTAAGGGTGTGGTTGTTCCACTGCTGCAAATGATCCTCTCACGGTGGCTTTTTCCCTAGCGCTCCAGCTGTGTTTGGGATCTCCTGACTACTGGCACTGCAGACACTGGCACCTTCCTGTGATCTTGAATTCCACAGTGTGTCATCCTCCTTGGATACAGCAGCACCCAGTGAAGAGTAGGAGCAAGGAAAGGTGGTCTGTACAGTTCCTTTACTGTTTAATCTATAAACATACAGTATTGTGCAGCTGAGATTGCATCTGGTCAAAAGGCAGCAAAATGAGACAGAAGGGCTTGACACACACTTGTGCTTAAGACCAAAACTGACACACAGGAAGTGCATGAGATGCTACTTTGTGGTGAGAAAACAGTAATTAGTGTGTTTTCTTTCAAAACCTGATAAAAATGGGGATTGTCTGATTCAAATTAGCAGTGGAAAAGTTCTAATGGATGCTGTTCTACAAAGCAATCTCAGCTTAGGTTTGCATTGTCTATATAGTTACTAACATGAAATTTGCAGTAAGTTAGAAAAACACAGTGAAGGACAAGTGGTGGTTTAGAAGTCTGCAGTGAAACATTAAGCTTGCAGAAAAAGGGAACTGAGATGATTTTCCTGAAACCTGTGCTGAAAAGCATTCAGATATTTTAAACTTGCTTTTTTTGCCCATGTAATTCTTTACACACAGCAGCTACTACAACAAATTTGTTTATAACCACAGTGTCTTGAAAATCAAAACTGCCTTTGTTTCCTGGGAAAAGCAGATGTGTTGGTGACTCTTAAGAGGTTGCACTCCTGAATTGCAAAACTTCACTAACAGCCCCGGTAACTCAATGGAAAGTTTTCAGCACTACAGCAAATGTTCCCCTGATTGATTGTAATTAAGTGTTGTGTGATGCAGCTCTCAATAATCAACTCTGTTGTAAACTTCAGAGTTCAATATAAGACAGCACTTAATCCCTTATCCAAACAGGCATGCCCACAAGAGTTTAATAAAACTATCTCCTAACAGATATCATTTACTTCACACATTAAAAAGAATAAGTTTTAACTACACTTCTTTGGCCAATACCTAGTCAGTCTCTTAAATCAGGGAGCTCTCACAAACATATCAAATGAGGGGAAGGACTCTCCCAGCAGGGGAACAATTAACAACAAGCTGTCCTTGACAGCAGCTTTCACATTTGCATAGTTCAACATTTAAATAATTGAATCCATAGGTATTACGAACATGATAAGTTACAAACAAGATCAAGGCCTTTTAGATAGTTGGCATTGACTTGTAAAGCAATCCTTTTTGGGgaaaatggaatcatagacttatTTCAGCAGTTTCCCACACTATCCTCACACTGAAACTATGGCATCTCTCAATTTGTGACTCTCCTATTTTTGGTGACACTTCTTTTCAGTCTTCCCGAAGATAAGGGTCATcacctgcctctgtgctccctAAAATATCCTGTGGCAATGAAGATTCCTCTCCTTGAGTTTTGAGGAGCTCTTCTGTTTGAGCTTCAGCTAACTTggtctctgctttctgggatAGCTGTCGAACTTCTTGCACCTGGGACTTGAGTAGCTGAATGTGGCTGCGGGCTGTCACCGAAGCTTGGTCTGCTCCTGGACAGAACAATTTAAATGCACTGGGTTAGAGGAGCACTCAGCAAACCTTCAGTTAAGGACCTGCCTGTCTATAATACTTATCTGCTTTAAGCATTTTGATGGCTCTTGGGCTGTATTAGTAGTAAGTGCATCATTCAGTGTTCATTTACTTTAAACAATGTAACTACTTGAGagattttccccctccccccgcctTGAATTCTTTGCACCCTAGAGTTACAGACAGTGTTTGATGAGAGCAATCAGGCTCGTGATAGCGTTTAAGAACTAAGCCCAGCCCAATCATCATGTGCCAGGAATTTCGAGTCCTTGTCTTGGCATCTATCAGCAGCAGGAGTGCCTGCAGGAGTACTGAACTCCAAAtatcttctccttccctcctgcttGTGTCTTTTTTCAGGCACTTGTAGAGTCAGCATGTCCCTGTATcaatttctttcctccctttctccactCCAAAAACTTTTGCCAATTTACCACAATTCAGCCCATAAATCTATGAGCTTGACATGTTTTGTCAACGTGTGTATACAGGGAGaaaaataccaaaattaataccTTTGCTGAGTGAAAGGCAAACATTCTGATTCTAACGAAAGTAAATCCAGAAAGACCTGCTGGACCCCCTAAGCAGCTTTATTTCTGCAGCTCCCCAAAACATGTTTGAACAGTCCAATTAAAAATGACTAAACACTTCCCTCAGACACCTCCTGGCACAGTTAGTCTTGATCTAAGCCAGGTATGAAGTCTCTAGGCTTAGTTCTCACAGCACTTCTGTTTTAAACCTGTAGTCAGTAAAAGAACTTGAGTTGTACAGAAACCAGGCATTAGATGTAGATTGGTTTGGATGTATATTCTGTATGCTGCATTTCAGCATTAAATGCTAGGGGAAAGAAACTGTCAGTATTTCTGCTTGTGCCTACCTGATTGatatgctgcttctgctgccatcTCTGAAAGACGTACTGCTGTCATCCATCTGGACTCCAGCCTTAGGTactcctgctgctttgctgtcatCTAGGAGTAAAACAAAGTATTATTTAATGTAAGAGTATCTAAATGCTCTTCCAAGCAGTGTCTTTGTGAAAAGGCAAGCAAGCAAAAGAACTTTTGAAACAGTCTGAAGAGGCAGCTTGCTGGTAAAGGAACAATTGCTTACATCAACTCTGGCTCCTATGACCACCTGCCAGACCGCATCCACCTCATCTGAATTCATCTTCCCAAGAAGGTTTGTGTATTGCTTGTAGAGAGACACCAGTGTATAAACTGCCTGTAAAGAAGCAATTTCACACTATTAGGTGACCATCTGTACACCTCTGATGTCTCACTGTTCACTGGTGATAATTAAGAGAACTGCTGAGTGGCTCCACAGGTGCTTTGCTCTCAAGCTCACAGTGATTTTGGAGGCACTGACAGCATTTGCTGTTGCCTGCAGTAGTGCTGTGGAAAGCATCTTATTATGGACTTGTAAGGAAGTAAACTGGAATGCAAACACTTCACTCAAATTTGCACCTATTTAGAAAACTCTCTCCTGTTTCAGACTACAATATGGCTCCCTCCATTCCTCTGTTCATGGCCTTGGAAATGGGCACAGAAGGTAAATAAACCACCTAAGAATACAGGGTGGTGTGTCCTGCTTATTCAGTGTGCAGGCATCCAACAACTGTTAAAAGTTTCTTTAGCCTCAGCACTGAGACCTGGGTCACTGCAGCTTAAGTTCAAGGTCAAACCAACAATCTAACCAGGCTAAAAATAACTTCTGCATTTAGTGTTGTAGAACAGTGAGCCCCACTGTCTCCTCACAACCTGACATCTTTAAATCCCCACATCTTCTCTATTAAAGTTCACTAAAAAAGCCAAAGTCCAAACATAAATAATATATATTATTTCCAGTATTGACTTGCCAACAAAGTATGTAATCTCTCATTTTACCTTTGTATATTCTGTCAATGCTTCAATCAATGCATATGTTGTTTGAGAGAGGAGTGTAGAAGTACTGTCTGTTACCAGGGAAACTGCTCTTTTAATCAGGGCATCATTACTGAGAGAAGCTGAGTTCTGCTTCTGAAAAATAAGATACATGCATCACTTTTAACTGACTTTCCAGTGGATGCCCTTAGTAACAAATAATGTTAAGTGAAAGCACACTTGTTAGTTCAGCAGCGAAATTCTCACAGTACCACAAAGCAGATATTTTTGCAAGGTGTTAATGAAGGCAGACGTTGTCTTCCTCATTTCTCTTCCTTAACAACTACAtaccttgaacacctgcagtcCCCAAGGAAACAATTGTGAGGGTAAGTACTAATTTGCAAAATGCTAAGCAGGTGTTTTTGAATATTAAACTGTTACTAACAAGCAAGTGCTACATGAATCCTACCCCTGACATGTTACCTCCACAACTGGGACTGCGCACAGGGCCACTCCCAGCCCCACGCCCATTTGGTGCCATCGTCCATTCACACCTGAGAGGCAACGTCTCCTAAAATTGGCCACAACAGGGAAGCTTCGTCTGGAAATGCAAAAGACAAAAACTGAAGGTAAGAAATAACCACTGCATGGTGGGAAATAAGCATTGAAAAGAACACCCAGAAACTGTTCTAGGTGACCTGGGCTTTATCACTGTTTCACAGCTGCATTACAGAAGTGTAAGCACGTTTCAAATTCTGTTATATTAAGTGCAACAAAAGGCAACAAGTACAGTAGTGCATTATGAATCTTTTGAGAGAGAAAATTAGTCTTATCCGGTACCAACACACTGCTAATATTCAATACTCATTTAAAAGCATACTTAAAAGTGGTAAATGGCACATGCATGTGAGCAATATGACTGGTAATAATTTGGTACTATCCAGGAATGCTTAGAGCCTCCTGTAGCCAGTTTCATTTACATTCAGTGTTGTGAGAGTCCATGAGGTCAAGCAGAAAAACAGCAGCACTTTCATATAAAAATAacctccccttttccttcttttatgcTCTTAAACTACACTATGGCACTttcgtggcacttggtgccgtggtctagccttgagctctgtggtaaagggttggacttgatgatctatgaggtctcttccaaccttggtgatactgtgatggcaGTGGTAAGCACTATACGAGCaccacagctcctcctgcttgtgCCATCCCAGCCGTGTGTGGCAGCTGGAGATAGCTGAGCCGCGTTACGGCCGTTGCCATGGCCCAGGCCGCCGCCTGCTTTATTACACCTGGCAAACGAAGCGGGTACCGAGTCACAGAGGGCAGTCAGCGGCAGAGAACCGGCGGCGCCGAGCCCGGTTAACAGCCACCTGAGAGTTGCAGCGGGCGGTGTGGCTCCACGGAAAAGCCCCCACCCCGACGCCGGGACCCGGAGCGGCAGGGCTGCCGCACTACCTGAAGAGGGAACAGCAGCTCCGAAGCCACCGGCTGCCCGCAGCCATCTTGCGCCACGCGGGAAGTGACGTCAGCGCGTGCGGCGTGGGTGGGGCGTAGGGCGCGCGCGTGGCCGTTGGCTGAGGGCGGTGGCGGCGCGCGGGGGCTGAGGCGAGGAGCAGCGCCTGGAGCCTGTGCGTGTGGGGCAGCAGCTCCGCCCTGCAGGCAGTGGCGCTTAGGGCCAGCCCGGGGCTCATCTCGCTTAGAAAACGCCTAAAGGGCATCCCAGAGAGCCCAACTATTAACCGCTTAACCATACCCCTCGGCACCGCATCTGCATGGCTTTAAAACCGTGCTTgtgcttgagcacagccctacgaggagaggctgggggagctgggattggttagcctggagaagaggaggctcaggggagacctcattgctgcctacaactacctgaggggtggttgtggccaggaggaggttgctctcttctctcaggtggccagcaccagaacgagaggacacagcctcaggctgtgccaggggaaatttaggctggaggtgaggagaaagttcttcactgagagagtcattggacactggaatgggctgcccggggaggtggtggagtcgccgtccctggagctgttcaaggcaggattggacgtggcacttggtgccatggtctggccttgagctctgtggtaaagggttggacttgatgatctgtgaggtctcttccaaccctgatgatactgtgatactgtgaaaacccctccagggatggacactCCCCGGCAGCCTGATCTACGGCTTGACAGCATTTTTAGACAAGACGTTTTCGCTGATGTCTAACctaaacttcctctggcacagcttgaggttgttTCTTCTATTTTGTGTGGGTATCCTCATCTTGCTTCAATCTcttttcagagagttgtagagagccagaaaatCTCTCATCAGCCTCATGTTCTCAGGGCTGAGCAaccacagttccctcagctgttctttAAGAGACTTGTCTCAGGACTCAGTGGCTTCTGAAGCAGAAATGGCATTAGGAGCTCTCAGCTCAGGCCAGTTGTGGCTGGTTGCTCTGTTCCCCTGCTCAGAAACACCTGACAGGCCaggccagctcagctcagcagataAATACCCTCAGCTGTGCATCAGTTCAGCAGCTGCGGtgtgtgctaagactgcactaATAAACTGCCACAGGTTCTGCTCCCATCCCCCACAATTTAATTAATCTTTGTTTTTGAAGAGTGTATGATGCTACTTAGCTTTTAGCTCCTGATAATCTTCAGCTTCTCCAGGAGAGGCTTCCTGTAGAGTTCTATGTCAAAGGTCTTGATCAATTAAGTATTTTTTTGAGTGTACCTTATAAAACTGTGGGAAGGTGGAATCCTTGTGCTGATTGGAAATGTGTTTTCCCAGaacttaaaaaacaaacccaagtaaTTTCCATACCTCTGCCTTCACACATTTAATGAGGCAGAGTTAGACAAGGCAGGACTTGTTTACTTGAGCTGTTGGTCATGTTTAAATTGTGTTGCATCCCTgctgtccctctgctgtgcttgggAAATTGCTGTGCTCTCAAGGCAAGAGTGGGGTGAGAATCTCAGGAGAAAACGGCTAGGAGGCTTTAAAATGTTTCTAGGAACAGGGACAGATGTTTAAGGAGACACAAAGAATCTTCAAGAGATGCAAGGAATCTACAAAAGCGACAGAGTAAAGTGTATGCATGGAGATACGTCTTTAAATCTTTATTCTTTTTACATAAGAAAATAAGATTGTGATTaggcagcaacaaaacaaactgTTTGCAGATTTGGGGCAGAAGAAGGGACTGCCACTTTCTGTGCTGAGCAGATGAGCTGTGCCTGGAGCCTGATGCCTGTGGCTAGCCTGTGGTTGCAGGTGCAGAAGAGTAGCTCTCATTTAAGCACCAGGAAGTATGTCGTCCAGCCAGCGAGCAGCAATGCCCCGACCAGCACAGTGTAACTGAACAGCACGAAGGCCAGCAGCTCTTTCAACACCTTGAGGAAGTGGATGGCAAAGGAGTCTGGCATGGTTCTTCTCCACGGCACTGCAGCAGGTAAGGTCTCTGGGGctgtttgctgccctgctcctcccgGTCTGTAAGCAAAGGGATGGGTGTGCTTTTCTGAGCAAGAAGAgtgcagcactggtgaggtgGCTTTGCTGTGGAGAGAAAAGGTTGTGTTCAGGAGAGTTAATGGCCACTTGTCCTTCTAAGAGTGTTGTTGATGTCGGACTGGATGAGTCCTGTACAGGGTTGCTGAGCTGCACAGTGTTGAAAAATAGTTCAGGATCTGATTAAAGTCTCCAAATCAAGATGATAattaagaaaattaaaatataaACAGACAGCAGATACTTCTGAGGCCCTTAGAGAGTCCAGCTGGCCCCTGATGTCTTTCCTCCTGTGTTAGTGGCTGTGCATCAAGGAAGCTCCACATTTGGAATGGTCGCTGATGGTGCATTACCAACAGAGTGTTCTGATCAAAGTGGTCAATTCCTCTAAGGAAGCTACTGTTAATATTTAATGATATAATTGCATCTAATGGAAATACTGGCACAAACTGAGCCTTTTGTTTAAGAATGATGAAAACTGGGGCTTAAATACAATTTTGCATGGACAAATATTTATATCTCACATTAAAAATAACCTTTAAGTGGGAGACATGGGATAAGACGCTTTAGAATTCACTTTATGGCTGTATTTTAAACTCATACATACACCTCCTTTTAGAAGTGATAGCTCAGTGGTTAGTTTTATATTAAACCTGAATGCACAGAAAATTTGTTGGCTCGTTAGATGTAAAACTGTGAAGCCCCTTTAAAACAAATATCTCATCCCTCTGATTTATATGTTTTTTACAATTCTGATCAGAACTATGTCTGAGTAAAACTGTGCCATACTCTTGATGAAGCACATAAAAGGCATTTAAAACCAGACTTAGAATAAAGCTTACCTAAAAGGAATAGTTCTCTCCTGAACAGTCTACAGCCTGACAAAAAGTAAACTGAATTCCTGTCCTGGCACTTGGAATATTTTTAAAGAGCTTTTATGATAATGAGTTCATTTTTATGTTTCATTAAAGAGCTCAGTCATTTCATTCTAAGCTTAAGCACATGTATGCATTACAGGACCTATTGCGCTTTAAAACCAGCCGTGGTTTCCCAGTTGTTCAGAGCTCTGAAGTTTCCTATCTATTGGCTTTCCGTGATTTCTGCTTATCTGTAAAGATCACGATATAGAAGTAAACTACTTACCTAGGTAGCTGATGGGCTCAACTTCCTCAAGTTCCTGTTCCTCTAGTTTTGTTCTGTAGCTGCCTCTTGAATTTCTGGCTTCAAAGCAGTTTGTTCAGTagtttgagccccttctggtcCGCTGGGTCGGGAAGCAGGAGTAATGACGTTGTGTTTGCAGCCCACACGAGGTCTAATGCGCTAGGTGTGGTCAGCACCAGTTACGATATGACATAGTGCCATGCAGCGCAGCGCTACAGAGCAGCCAaccagctgccctgccccagaGTGCTTCTGTCAACAGTACTGTGTGAGTTTAAGCACCGTGGCTTAATGTTACCAGCTCAGAACCTGCTTTTGCTGAAATGTGAGGGTTTTTCCCCTAAGAAAGTGTTGTATCACCTTGCTCTTATGCTGCAGATTTCTGGAAGTCTGGTGCCTCTTGCTGCCGTCACCATGGGCTGCTGTGGGCCACTTAGGTAGGAGGATGCTCATGTACAGCAAGGCATCATCCCAGCTCAGCAGCGCATTATTGGGTGGAACTCTGCAGGCTGACCTGGGCTCTTTTATCAAAAGGGAGTGCTAAAGGCAGCCTAACCCCTGCACTGTCACTGTTTCACTGATCCAGAAGTCATCCCTACTTTTTGGAGAGCTGCCACTCTTTTGCAGTGTGGTGAGGGAGGGAGGCAAGCTGTGTGTTTATTTTTAGCAAACCTGATTTCTGGTAATGTTACATGAAAAGTGAAAGTCTTTGGTCGAGgttgggtgattttttttttttttttttttttttttgcttgtaaaccaaatgcaggcagcacagagaagaGTGAGTATGTACTGCAAATCAAATTTCTTACTTACAAAGAGATTATGATGTAGAAAATGGCCCCTTAATTTAATTAGGCTCTCTTGTTATCAAATTATTACCCGCATGGTCAGCAAGGCCTTaagacagcagcagaacatAATCAAGCTGCTCAGGAAGCCTGTTAAGTAGTAATTGCTCCTCTAGAGAATCAATCAACATCAAGATGGCTGtatttttatttctgctgtTGTTGAATAGTTTCAGGAAGAGATTTCTGTCCAAGTGTCCACCTCGCTggagcagggtggcagggcaggcaacAGTCTGCAAAAAAATACACAGCAGCGTTGTTGAGAAATGAAGTGTGCCAGGTGTTTGCAGTGTATTTTGGAAATGAAGTGTGCCAGGTGTTTACAGTGTATTTTGGAAATCAGCTGAGCCTCTAGTGGTACTAACACAGACATCTGCTGATCCAGTTGACAAACTAAGCAAGCTGCTGAGATAGTGTTCATCATGCTTTATACTTATGGTGTAGCTTTTATGCATTGTGAACTTTGTTCACAAACCATCCTGATCAGGGCTAGTAAATCTTAGAGCTAATCACAAGGAAATTAAACCCAAAATGTATCTGAAAAGTGTGGTAGTACAAAGACCCTCAAGGCCAAAACCAAGGACACACTAGAAGATGGTGCTGAATCACATTGCGTCTTGTCTTTCTCTACACAGTAGCATCAAAGAGCTTTGGATCAAAAATgatcattttctttttaaatactGTGAAACTGCCTACCTTACTGTCAaaaatcatagcatggtttgtTTCTGTAAAAAATCTCAAAACATTTTTCTATGAAACCCAGGAAGTCAAACAAATATTTCTGATGTGTTCAGTAGCAGAACAGGATGGGGTTAGTGTATAAGCTTAAAGAAATAATATCCAGATGTCAGAAAAAAGAGTTTCAGCTGAATTAATTTACTTATcctgggcagggggaggaggatGCAGCTACCACAGTACAAGAGGTTATGATGTTTATTTTTGTATtccagaaagagagagcaagcaaAGACTTTCAAAATGAGAtgaaatacatttttattttattctattaaGCCAAGTGGAGCTAGCCAGAGAGTGGGGCTCTGTGAAGGGGATGACTGGGCAGCACTCAGTCTtcagaggacagactgaaacccAGACTCAGAACAACTAGAAAAAATGAAGGGGGTTTTGGGACATACTATGGATTATGCAGGATAACCAAGAGCAGAAATATTTACTAAGAGTGATTTAAGgtttttaaagttgtttttaaGGGTGAAACAGTCCCCTGGTGGTTACTGTTGAAGCACAAGTACGGTGACAGTaacacagaggagcagaggctgtggctgtgctcagcacagagaATGACTCCTCCTCTGTCTTCCCGGCCTCCAGCCATGAGTCTTCTGGAGCCACTCTGTCTTCTCAGCCTCCAGCTATGAGTCTTCTGGAGCCAGAAGGTGCCACCTGCACACAACCGCTCAGCAACACCAAGGGCCCAGCCACCAAGCACATGGAAAATTCCACTTCATATTTTTGAGCTCCACAACAGCTTGTGGCAGCCAGTACCACAATTTATAAACTGAACAGGGGAAAACAGTAGCTGTTTTAAACCCTGCTGTTTACTGGGTCTCTGCTGTAGCTATTTTTGGCCTGAGTCCCATGTGGGGAGTGGCTGTGTACCTTTACACATAAGCTCTTGCCATACTGATGTCATTCATACTCAAGTTGCCTTCCAGAGTCAGGTACCCAGGACAAACAAGCCACCTCACACTGGTCCCTTCAGAGGGtgatggaaaacaaaaaaacctgaaGCATCTTCCTCATCATTTGGGTGCAGCTGGGTGTACCTGCAGTCAGTGCTGTCGACATGCATGTGGACAGTTCAAGGTTTTGTTGTTGCAAATAGTGGTATGAAATTGGGAACAGAAAACATCCTGCCTCCTCAGCACCTTAGGAGGGAAAAAGGAAGTAATGAACTCTCCCACCAAAActtaactgaaagaaaaaacagaagtGCTTTGCCAAACTGAAGGCCCAAGGCAGATCCCTGCTCCCTCGGCACTTGCTTGCCAGTTCAGATCATGAGCAGAGATCTTTCTTTCTCCCAGCTTGTTagtggctttctgtgctgcttggCTACTTGGCAGTACCACAGGCAGCAGGAATGCAAATGCAGAGAGGGATGAGGATAACTGCAGCACAAGCTGGGTGCAGGAGAGCTTCTTTCATGGTTGTGTTTCTCTGATGTTcaagctgctgtgccagaaGAACAGAAGTTGATATGTCTGTGTCACACAGGACTTCTTGCTTTTACTATTGCTCCCCACAGACCCTAGAAAGGGGCAGGCTCCAGTTTTTCCATCAGGGATTTGATCCAGCTGGTCCCATTGATCAGTTTTGTAGTGGCAATGACATACTCTGTGCCTCCATCTTCCATCTGGGACAGAAACCTCAGTGCAGCAATTTCAGCGTACGTTACTCCTCCCAGGAAGAACACCAGTGTGACTCGGTTCTCACCATGCTGACCTGTGTTCAGACAAATAGACAGCTGGTCTTAGTCCCCTCTATCAACTCTCAAACTCAAAATGACCTAAAATTGAATTaaagagagcagctgagctagAGGAGAAACCTGCTCAGTGGAACCACTGGACTTGGGGCCAGGAATGTAggatctgctcccagctctgaggtctctttaCAGAAGGTGCTTTGCCTGCCCAGATGAGTGATACTGAGCTTCATTTTAACGTTCCTTATTCAAATCACAGTAGGTTTATTTTTGCACTCTGAGATAAGCCAGTGCACAGCTCTGTAGCGTTTTCAGTACACATTACTAGCAGGCTGAGTGTATGACTGGATGTTTTTAAAAAGGCCAGAAAGATGTCAAAAAAACCTCCGTTGGGGCAGGGAGATGAGACAGATGCCAGCCAATTTCACTGTGCCTCATGCCAGCCAAACAGAGATGCACTTCCCTTTTaaaaaatgaggaaataaagcaaaacTTACGCTTTTTCTGAAGGCCAGTAGGTAACTGCTGCCTCTCCTCAAAATGGGGACCTGGCAACATCTTTAGAACCTCCTCTatgcttctccagcctggccgaGCCAGTAGCTGTGCCAAGCGTACACTGAGTGGAGCATAGCCACTGTACACATATGAGATGTCGTTGGGGTTctgcaggagagagcagagggggagcagtGAGTGAGTGCTACTGCTGGCTGCAAAACATTATCAGAGAAATCATAATAAAAGCTTGGGGTTTTCCTGCTGCACATAATCCTGTAAGATCTACCACTCACTGCTGAAGTGCACGTTTACCTGTTCATTCACATCATCCATCCATAAGCGCAGGGTCTTCCTGATGGTTGGGTAGTTATTCCTTCCACTTGTCTGAGATTTCAAGAGTCCTGCCTTCTCCAAGTTGTTTAAAGTTAATATATGTTCATAGCCATAGGTCTGCAATGTGAAGAATTCGACTTTAATACCATGTCAACAGTCTATGACTAGAGTGAttagaaaaagaaaggcaaacatGTTTGCTTAAAAAAGCTTTTTGTTTAAATCTATCTAGAGCATATCCCATTTAGTGTTTAATCATGATGGGGAAAAGTGCACTCATAGAAACCTCTGTGTCTACATGTTGTAAATCACATGTAAGCACCTCCTGAGTCACTGAATCAGCTCAGATAGCAGCCTCACTGCTCCCCCTGTGCACTGGACATCAACACCACCCATGTCTAAGCTGTGCCTGTCTGGAATGCAGAAGAGGTGGCTTTTTATCAGCTGTATCAATCCCAATGTTAGAGCCCAACCTGCAGAATCTCTCTTTTGTAGTAGTCCAGAACCTTCTGCTTTAATCCACTGTTGCAGACAGATTGCAGGCAAATGAGACGCAAGATCTTTATTAATGGATGTTTTTGAGCTATGCAGTCTTCAATGTAGTTGTTAACCTattgaaaaaaatacaaaagctGTATTTAAAGACCTGATGAAGTGCCCAGAACAGCTGGAAAGATAGACTGTGTTTTGCCTAGTATGTCcaggacagaaagaaagagggtACAGCTGCTCTGCCGGCAGCTCATGGTCATCAGTAACCAGCACCTGTTCCACCATCAGTAGCTAGAGATACACATCAGAGCTCACCACCATGATACTGAAAGGAGACTGACATCATCGACATTAGATGCTTCCTCTCAAAAAactcaaatggaaaaaaaaaaaaccaaaccaccacaaaaaaaaaaaaaaaaaaaaaaaaaaaaaaaaaaaaaaaaaaaaaaaaaacaccagagAAATACATTGTGTTTTCTTAAAAGACTTAAAGAGTCACTAATTGTCAGTATCTACTTACCTTGTCTGTGTCTATTCCAGACATGAACTCTTGTTCCACCGTCAAATTATCGAAGAAATCTTCAGATGCTTTGgagaaaaaat includes:
- the DIABLO gene encoding diablo IAP-binding mitochondrial protein isoform X2, with product MAPNGRGAGSGPVRSPSCGGNMSGKQNSASLSNDALIKRAVSLVTDSTSTLLSQTTYALIEALTEYTKAVYTLVSLYKQYTNLLGKMNSDEVDAVWQVVIGARVDMTAKQQEYLRLESRWMTAVRLSEMAAEAAYQSGADQASVTARSHIQLLKSQVQEVRQLSQKAETKLAEAQTEELLKTQGEESSLPQDILGSTEAGDDPYLRED
- the LOC135188625 gene encoding uncharacterized LOC128125816 homolog, whose amino-acid sequence is MPDSFAIHFLKVLKELLAFVLFSYTVLVGALLLAGWTTYFLVLK
- the DIABLO gene encoding diablo IAP-binding mitochondrial protein isoform X1, which codes for MSPGLALSATACRAELLPHTHRLQALLLASAPARRHRPQPTATRAPYAPPTPHALTSLPAWRKMAAGSRWLRSCCSLFRRSFPVVANFRRRCLSGVNGRWHQMGVGLGVALCAVPVVEKQNSASLSNDALIKRAVSLVTDSTSTLLSQTTYALIEALTEYTKAVYTLVSLYKQYTNLLGKMNSDEVDAVWQVVIGARVDMTAKQQEYLRLESRWMTAVRLSEMAAEAAYQSGADQASVTARSHIQLLKSQVQEVRQLSQKAETKLAEAQTEELLKTQGEESSLPQDILGSTEAGDDPYLRED